A window of Zingiber officinale cultivar Zhangliang chromosome 5A, Zo_v1.1, whole genome shotgun sequence contains these coding sequences:
- the LOC121982102 gene encoding cytochrome P450 94A1-like, with protein MFIATLMELRFLPPQSQSILLFLFSLSILYFFFFIFRRSTPDGVPAYPPGLEPYPLLGHLPQFVKNRRRLLDWFAECIAATPSNSFVLCRPGGVRGLMTANPVHVEHILRGRFELYPKGPRVTSLLHDFLGDGIFNSDGESWRLQRKTASFEFNTKSLRSFVLRVVRDELLARLLPRLNQAAAQGVVLDLQDLLERFAFDNICKVAFNQDPACLSPDTATAAQDPFSSRFASAFNDASDITSGRFRYAVPKFWMVKKLFGVGSERRLKEAITTVHEFAVKTIRAKTKEKQTYSVSKPSSLFKADDLLSRFVANEDHSEDFLRDIVVSFMLAGKDTTSSALTWFFWLLSSHPEVEAKILAEIKSIRARRHSSDDDEFGFEDLREMNYLHASITESMRLYPPVPLNSLHCLDDDVFPDGTAVKKGWFVSYSSYSMGRMEALWGSDFEEFKPERWLEAETGSFRPESPFKYPVFHGGPRMCLGKEMAYIQMKSIAACVLERFVVTVAREKEAPPPEKMATLTLKMKGGLPVHVMGRQNC; from the coding sequence ATGTTCATTGCAACGTTGATGGAGCTTCGATTCCTACCGCCTCAATCCCAatccattctcctcttcctcttctccctctccatcctctacttcttcttcttcatcttccgtCGCTCCACTCCCGACGGCGTCCCGGCGTACCCTCCCGGCCTCGAGCCGTATCCTCTCCTCGGCCACCTCCCCCAGTTCGTCAAGAACCGTCGCCGCCTTCTCGATTGGTTCGCAGAGTGCATCGCGGCTACGCCCTCCAATTCCTTCGTCCTCTGCCGCCCTGGCGGCGTCCGTGGCCTCATGACAGCCAACCCCGTCCATGTAGAGCACATCCTCCGCGGCCGCTTCGAGCTCTACCCCAAGGGACCCCGCGTCACCTCCTTACTCCATGACTTCCTCGGCGACGGCATCTTCAATTCCGACGGCGAATCGTGGCGCCTCCAGCGTAAGACTGCCAGCTTCGAGTTCAACACTAAGTCGCTCCGCTCCTTCGTACTACGCGTCGTCCGCGACGAGCTCCTCGCCCGCCTCCTACCCCGCCTCAACCAAGCCGCAGCACAAGGCGTTGTCCTCGACCTCCAGGATCTCCTGGAGCGCTTCGCGTTCGACAACATCTGCAAGGTCGCCTTCAACCAAGACCCCGCCTGTCTCTCCCCCGACACCGCCACCGCAGCGCAGGACCCCTTCTCCTCCCGCTTTGCGAGCGCCTTCAACGACGCCTCCGACATCACCTCCGGCCGGTTCCGATACGCCGTGCCGAAATTCTGGATGGTGAAGAAGCTGTTCGGCGTGGGTTCAGAGCGCCGTCTCAAAGAGGCGATTACTACCGTGCACGAGTTCGCCGTGAAAACTATTCGAGCAAAGACGAAAGAGAAGCAGACATACTCTGTTTCGAAGCCATCTTCTCTGTtcaaagcagatgatttgctatCCCGCTTCGTGGCCAACGAGGACCACTCCGAAGACTTCCTTCGAGACATCGTCGTCAGCTTTATGCTCGCAGGGAAGGACACCACCTCCTCCGCCCTCACCTGGTTCTTCTGGCTCCTTTCCTCGCACCCCGAGGTGGAGGCCAAGATCCTGGCCGAGATCAAGTCCATCCGCGCGCGCCGCCACTCCTCTGACGACGATGAGTTCGGCTTCGAGGATCTCCGCGAGATGAACTACCTGCATGCCTCCATCACGGAGTCGATGCGGTTGTACCCTCCGGTGCCCTTGAACTCGCTTCACTGCCTGGACGACGACGTGTTCCCGGACGGGACGGCGGTGAAAAAGGGGTGGTTCGTGTCCTACTCGTCGTATTCGATGGGGAGGATGGAGGCCTTATGGGGGTCGGATTTCGAGGAGTTCAAGCCCGAAAGGTGGTTGGAGGCGGAGACTGGGTCGTTCCGGCCGGAGAGCCCTTTCAAGTACCCAGTGTTCCACGGGGGGCCGCGGATGTGCCTAGGGAAGGAGATGGCGTACATCCAGATGAAGTCAATCGCGGCGTGCGTGCTGGAGAGGTTCGTGGTGACGGTGGCGAGGGAAAAGGAGGCGCCGCCGCCGGAGAAAATGGCGACTCTGACGCTAAAAATGAAGGGCGGCCTGCCGGTGCACGTGATGGGTAGGCAGAACTGCTAG